The genomic interval TAGTCAATCACCCGGATCCCAGGGTTGTTGGCTCCATTGTTCACTCCAGGTAATGTTGTTTTCCAGGGAGTCACTCCGGGGGCCAAGAACATGACATTGATTGGAGAACCTTaatgaaaaggcaaaacaaaccaTGAATTCGAAGTCGCTCCAGACTGCAGCGAGCATCTCGGGAACAGATCACCCTGCAAACAGCTTTGTCACCAGCCCTAGTTCCAACAGCGCGTGCCTAAAGACCAGCACGTTGAACAGCATGAGGAATTGAACATGGGACTGCTGCAACTAAGAAGAGGCTTTCCACATCTGTAGAAGACTCTTACGGTGAGGGGTGCACAAGAGAACCACGCTCAAAGGACACCCAGAGCACTACCCACAAACCCAATGCAAAGGTTCGTAATCGCTCCCTTATGTCTCAGCTAACATCCAAAGCCCATCAACATGCAGTAAGATCAGCATCGAGGGCAAACTACAAAATTTgaggggaaagagggaggagagcaggagctACAGGTTGTGGGTAGGGATCATGGCCGTTGTCGTGTTTTGTTGACCAAAGCATTTTACTAAATTTTTTAGAAAGTAAGATAAAAACAAGCCTCTTCTGGCTTTCCAGCTGCATTTGGTTGGCAGTCACTGAAAATACCCACGTACAGTGATTTTATTGGGGTTGGCAGAGATACCATGCAAAGATGTGGGTGACCAGAACCAGTACCTGTATCACTGTAAAACATCCGAAAGCTGTCTGTGTGATGGTGTCCAAAAAACTGGGCAGCAATCACTCTGTGGTGCTTCTGCACAATTTTCAAGTATCGTTTATTAAAATCACTCCGGAACCAGGGCTTGCCTCGTTTCTTCTCGAAGAAACCAGGAGGGATGTGCCCCACAATGTAGACCTACAAAAGTGAACAGCCACACTGAACGCAGAGCCCATACTTCCTACAGAGCACTGGCTGGCGGTGACTGCACGGAGGGGAGATCAGGGGCAAGAAGAGCTTCCATGCTGGGAGAAGCCCTCTGcgaagtttgtttgtttattttaataccatttcttctgctttagaGGCATTGGTCAGCGTTTCTTCCAGCCACTGGAACTGCCCTCCAGGATCTTCCTCGCCAGCTGTCTCACTATTCTGATCATAGTACAGATTGGTATTGAGAACAATCATTCGCCCCCTTGTATTTGGGCTGGGCAGCTTCTCACTGTAGAAGGCTCCTGCAAAATGCAACCATcagggaaggagctggaggtCTGGTCCAGTTGGCTATCGTGACCCCAGATCCCTGTGTTTCCACCTCTCTCAGCTCTCTTTGTCAATAGCCACAGCAGAGTCACTGGACAACGCGCCAACAGCGCTCTGACCAGTCCAAGTTGGGTACTTGGTGCGACTCTTCCCTATGCATCTCTTGCCCCTCTTAGGCCTCTCACGGTGAAGGTAGATGCTGCACAAGGACAatgtgcaggagcaggagctgggcagttgtagagagccaCGGTGCTGGCCTGTACCAACAGCTTGCTTAGAACACAtttccccccctcttcccctcACCAAAGCTTACCACTGTGCATCCTCTGCAGGGATACTTGCCAGTAACTcgaagaaagcaggagagattaaagcataaagaaatttcttttctcacatgCAGTAGAACTCAGTGCTAGAAATCAGCATTAAATTGTACCCTTTCCCTGAAAATACTGTTGCTCTGAGcataaaagaagggaaaatgacTTGTGATGTTCTCCGAATCAGCCCCAGTTCTCCAGAGTGCTGCCAATATGAGCCAGTGGTGCTATACCTGCTCTGAACAGAGGAATAGAAGCTTCATTCAACCAGGGACGCCACATTTCAGCTGTTTGGTTGTAGATCCTATGCCCCTTTCCTGGAAACTGATTCTTGGGGTGGAAGTCGTGATTGCCCATAGCCGCATAGACTTTAGTATCTAGAGACAGAGACAAGGAGGCACAGAGAAGTCCATGCTTGTTTCAGAGTTCATCCTCATCAAAGTTCTTCAATGCACTTGCAGACTCAAAAAGAATAGCATGGCTTGAGAGCTTTATAAGAGCATTATCACCCACACTACACACACACGGTTGCATCGACGGGATGCAATGCTGCAAAGACAATCCCTCCTTGGAGCAAGCCACCCAAAGACATGGCTTTACAGATGAATCAATGAGCTCTCACCATTAGTAACACTCCTTCCCCCACTGTCAAGACAGATAACATAAAAAGAATTTTTGCAAGCTTTTTTGTCTTAATGAGTGattacagaaacttttttttcctctcttctgcgTTAACCAGAATGCATCAGGTGCCTCAGTTCAGACATGCCTCACTCCATACAGCAACTAACAAGAGGACAAAGGAGTCATATCACCCACAGCCTTTCTGGgccctcccccttccctgtTATGTCATTGCTCCACACCGGTAAGTCCTTCCCATGAAACTCTGTACttctctccccttttctttccctcaagTCCTACCTGGAAATACCTGTTTTATCAGAGAGGTCAGATTTTCAATTATGTGTAgaaccttttcttctccaagaCTCTCGTTGGGGACATGAGGAGTATCATCTCtggagaaacagaaacagcatgGTCAATGCCTTTGTCTAGCAAGACATATGCTTAAAGTGATAAGCAAGGCAGAGAGCTTGCACTTGTgccctctgttttctttttgtctcttaGAAGATAAAGTCAGAGGCTTTTGGGGCTAGGAATCGGCACTATGCTGGCTAGCCACAGCATTGAAGGAGTTTCAGGGAATCACTCAAAGTGAAAACTTGCTCCACTTTATTATACCTTGATAAACCTATACACAAGCATAAGAAATGAAGGCTCACCCTACTTCAGGGCATTTAATACAGCTGATCGGAGATCataaaagagaaagcattttgCAATCTCAGGGCAAAATTTGATCAGCAATAGGGGAACAAATCTGTTTGTACTCAAGATACCAACAGGATAACAACtctttcagtgaaaatgaaacaaatagaTGCCTTCATTAAGGCAGCAATCACTGAGATCTGCCTCCAAAAATCTGGCAGGCGCacacttcagtgttttcactAATATGCTTATGGCATTTGCAGATGATGCTGGGCTATCAAGGATTACAAGCCCATCAGAGAGGAAGATCAAAACTCAAAACGATGTCAAAGAACTGGGGGAAATTGACTCTTACTTcgattttttctttttaattataaagACCAATGACATAACTATTTCTGAGTAGGAACAATCTTCCGCGCACATACAAAGCAGGAACAATGAATTTAGCAACTGCACTGTGAATCAGGACAGCCTGAAGAAACGCCACAAGCTGTTTTCCAGCCTTCTCCTGATGCCTCTAACAGGCAGGGTTTGGGGCACCAACACAAACAGCACGTCCCACACCTGCCAGTTTTTCAGGTATTCACGCTCTGCGTGAAGTCAGCCAGAGCTGGCaacaatttaaaggaaaagaaagggatggTGAATTGCAACACCTTCCCTTCGTTTATTTAGTTTCTCACGGACGGGCCTGTCGGGAGCACAGCTCCCATCGGGAGGCCTTCTCGCGGCCATGCTCTCGCCAAGCCTCCGGGTTACATTATAAGACAAGCCCAGATCTCACCTCTCCAAAAGGGCTACCACACAGGCAGCCCCACGTCTGCCACAAACCCTTCACGGCCGGGCCCTCCGGCTCCCCGGACTCTCCTCGAGGCTCCCATGCGAGCCCTGGCGACCCCGGGAGCAGGCGGGACCAAGCCACGACCCGAGAGCACGAGCACCCACAGAACCGGCGCCGCCGATTCCTCGAGCACCTGACGGTTTCCCCTCGCGGCCGAAGCTCTCTACAGACGCGGACACGAGCGGCCGGCTCCCACGGcgtcagagagaaaaacaaaagagagacgCAGAACAGGCGAGCCCGAGGAGCCCGGGGCGCGTCGCTCCCGCCCGCACGGCCGCTGCCCCCGGGCAGGGGAGGCGGCCGCGGCGCGCAGCCCTCACCCGCTCCACAGGACGAAGTCCGGCCGCCGCAGGAGGCCGCGCATGGCGAAGACGGAGGAGTTGAGCAGGCGCCAGGGCGCGTCGCACAGGtagctgccccacggccccgcgcccggcccggcctgcGAGCCGCCCGACGGGCAGCCctgcccggccgccgccgccgcctcgtaCTCGGGGTCCCAGTGCAGGTCCGTGACGTGCCAGaagcgccccgccgccgccgctcggggCCGccggccgggcagcggggcgcgCTCCCTCCGCTCACCTGCCAGGGCCAGCGGCCACAGCAGGAGAAGCACGGCCGCCTTCATGCCGGCCAGCGGctgccgtgccgagccgtgccctgccgagccgagccgagccgagccgagccgagccaaGCACAGCACTGCCGTGCCCCGCCCAGCCGTGCCCTCCCGTGCCGAGCCAAGCAGTGCCCCGccccgccctgccctgccctgccctgcccgccccgccccgccccgccccgcccgccccgccccgcccgccccgccccgccccgccccgccccgccgccgccgagccgccCCCTCGCAGCGCCAGCGCTCCCCGCGGCGCCGCCAGCCTCCCTGCGGCCTCCCCCCATTGGCAGGAGCCGGAAGAAGGCCGATTACGATTGGCTGTGGGCCGACGCAGCGGGCCCGCGGATTGGGCGCGAGGAGGGGCGGGGCGCGCGGGCTGGCGGGCACCCGCCATTCGAGCGCCGCCGCAGCtgtcgccgccgccgccgccgccatgtgGAGCGGGCACGGTGCGGGCAGGGCccggcgggcgggggccgggctggggctgggcggcggcggcggggggcgcccagggccgccccggcccgccgaggccccggccccggccccggcccctcgcgGCGCTAGCGGCGGGCGCGTCGCCGCCGCCTGACgggctctccccttccctccccaggtAATTTTGACGGCGGCTACGGGCCCGCGGGCAGCTCGGGGCCCGCGGGCGGCTACGCGCAGTCCCCGGGAGGCTTCAGCTCGCCCAGCGGCACCCAGGCGGAGAAGAAGCAGGTAagccggcggcggggcctcGCCCGGCCCCCGGAGCGCTGGgccgcggcgggcggccggTGCCCGGAGGCGCTGACGGCGCCGCCCTCCCCTTGCAGCGAGCCCGCTCCCAGAACATCGTGCCCTGCACCGTGTCGCAGCTGCTGGCGGCCGAGCAGGTCGACGAGACCTTCAGGATCCGGGACGTGGAGATCTCGCAGGTGGGCGTCGGGGGTGGCCCTCGAGGGGGCCGGCGGGGACCGGCGGGAAGGCCGCGAGTAGGAACGCGCTCGCCTCCGGCCCTTCCCCGGCTAACTCGGCCGTCTTCAAACGCAGGTCACCATTCTGGGGATCATTCGGCACGCTGAGAAAGCGCCAACGAACATTCTCTACAAGGTGGACGACATGACGGCAGCGCCGATGGATGTCAGGCAGTGGGTTGATACTGATGTAAGCGCCAGATTTGCTACCGAGGCTGCTATGTGGAAGGCACTTAGGATCTGTGGAGAGAgtagttttcaaaacaaaaagagctGTTTAGAAAAGTGTTTTGGGAATAACATGCCTCTGAAAGCCAAGGAAGATGTTGCTGTAACAGAGATCACTGGTGTTGTGCATGATTATTCTCCTGTTTTGTAATTCATACGTAGTTCTGCAATGAATCGcttcagataattttttttagagTTTTGCTGCTGAAGGTCAACCATAGCTGTACTGAGAGATGCATGCTCAATACTGCATAAGAAATATAAAACCAGGGAGTGAAAGAGGTTTTGTATGTGACTCTGCGATTAAGATGTACCAGTGCACACTGTCTCGTCTTCCTATGCATGATTCCTGAAGTGCTGCTAGTTCTCACTGGACTCTCATGCAGATATAGCAGGCCTTTAAATCTAAATGCATTTGCAAGTGAACAGCAGAGTTCTGTTGAACAGCTCTGGGAGAGTAATTCAGCAGACATTCTGTTGGCTAACTGCATGTTTATCATAAGTTCAATTTTATGTTTATCGATAAGTTCTATTTTTCACTTACAGTTATATTTACCTAACTGCTCTTAATGGTCATAGGAATGGATACAACTTGTGTTTGCTTGAGGCTTTACACCTCCTTTCTTAAGTTATTGATTGTGATAATTGAGAAATGGAAATGCGAATAGCAACAccttgctttctccttttcctctctgtaaGGAGGCAGGTGGCGAGAACATCGTGGTACCTCCAGGAACTTATGTAAAAGTAGCTGGTCATCTTCGGTCCTTCCAGGTGAGGTCATATGTGATTCCTCAAGTAATGAGGCAGGAGCAGCGGCTTGAAGGATTAGTGGATCTGGCTAAGTGTTAGTAGGCTCCCTTTAGAATATCCGGTTATTTGTGATCTTTGATTATCCTTTTCTGTGGACAAATCCTTGAATGTGTTTGCCTGTTCTGTATGAATCGCTCATATTGTTACTAAATCAAAAGGATGGaagatgcatttaaaatgcCACTGTTTATCAGTGAATTATTTTCAGCGGAAAAGAGTACTGGCCACCAGGTTATTGGATGCTTGTCCTGTAGAGCTTAAACCATGATCTGGGTAATGGGATGCTTCCTGCAGCATATTATGTAGCAGAGTTGCCTCATAACAGTCACCCTTTAAATAATGCTGCAAAGTGCAGTTACTTACTAGCCGTTCAAAAGAGAAGCTGTCCTGTCCTGCGCTACTTTGCATGATCACATATGAAAACTTAAGTCCAAAAACTTTGATGCTTTTTATGTGCAGAAAAACTCCCTACCCACCACTGTCCCTGTTCCTGGCTAGAATGATTAAGCACATTCTGTTGCTGTCATATTAATTGTATATTATTAATTgtacttgttttttctttttttgtttttttttttttttaatctctgaaagaataagaaaagctTGGTGGCATTTAAGATCATGCCTCTGGAAAACATGAATGAGTTCACCACGCACATACTAGAGATTGTTAATGCGCATATGATCCTCAGAAAAAATCTTATGGTACGTACTTCAAGTTCATGACTCCATGCTAGCCGTTACGGGATTATTGTTTATCTCCCAAGGAGAGTGAACTCTTGGTTCGTTGGGGAAATCGTATACAAGTTGTGGGGATGGAAATTCTGCAACTGTTGAAGAGCTACAGTGAGGGTGTAACAGGAGTGTTGGCTTCCTTGGAGAGACATTGTGTTGCAGTCAATTCCCATTGGTTTCTTCtggaaatctatttttaattactgtgtCTCTGACATATAACACTGAGTCTGTCATGCCCTGGGTTTACAGCAGCCTGTGTAACTACAGTTCTTCTACTCTTGTAATTGCAGGCAGCATCAAGAGCGCCTCAGTCATTTACCTCTGCTGGGATAGGTGACGTGGGGGGCTATGGTGGAGGTGGCAGTCTGCCAGTGAATGGACTCACAGCACATCAGAGTCAGGTGGGTGCAAGCAGCTTCTCCAGAGACAGCTGTTGCAGtggatgctgctgcagagcgATGTAGGATAAAGCAGTAATTATTCTTTGAAGACTGGTAATTCTTCCTTGACCTTGCTGTCTAATGTAGATATAGAAGCTTAGCTGTGTGCTAATGGTGTAGTTCTTGTTCTTCCAGGTGCTGAACCTGATTAAAAACTGCCCTGTCCCAGAAGGTATGAGTCTTCAAGAGCTGAAACTTCAGCTCCACAATGTCAGCATGTCAACAATCAAGTAAGTGTGTAGAAACAAAGGATGTGCTTGAAATATGGGTAGTCCTTCACGGAGACTGATAAAAggaggcaaagaagaaaatagtggGCAAGCCTAGATCCCTACTTTTTAAACAGGGCTGGTAATTTCATGTAGTAGTGAGCCTGAACTTTTGAATTCTTCTGTGAAACGGTTTAGAACGAGACATTGTCTGTTGAAGTGATGATAATGTGCATCactctgttttcaaaacaagctGTTCAGTAGCTCAGTAGCAAAGCAATAGGTACCTGGGTGTgcttcagcattattttttcctgttcaaggacaatttttctctctctctacatCCCAAACAAAATTTTGGAATACAGTGGGGGatggtggtggttggttttgtttttcttcttagctGTTTCTTATAGCTTCTCCCTGACACTGAGAAGAACAGTGAAATTTAAAGACAGTATTAATGTCTATTATATTCCTGTGTTCTGTCCTGTTTGAACCAGAGCTGTAGGTTCTGcttttatctggaaaaaaatgctgagagtGGGGGCCTTCTCTGTTCTCAGAGACTGAGCATTGCTGGGGGATGATACTGACATAGCTTTCAAAGTCTTTCTGTACCTACTAATTGGTGGAGCAGCTCTTTAATTGCTAACAAGATACAGTCACTGGGAGCAtcccttggaagatgctggaaAGGAACGGTGGGAAGGGGGTGCTGTAGATAGGAAATACCTGAGAGAAAAGTGTTGACGTGGACTACTTAGcaattgactttttttcttcaaaggcaAGCAGTTGAATTCCTTAGCAGCGAGGGACACATCTACTCCACTGTGGATGATGATCACTATAAGTCTACGGATGCTGAGTGAAATTCTTTCTAGCtggatttgtttttaagcaaatgcTTGTCTGTGTTTCAAGTTAACCTGCCGAGCTTTGCAATGTAGAAGGTGATCTTTGCTCTTTCTAGTCTGTAAGAGTCACAGTTATTCTGTGAGTGCCTACACGTTGGAACTCAAGGACAAGCAGAACGTGTAGGAGGATTCTGTTCGTTGGACTTGATTACTGTGCCATGACCATGTGATGGAAGCATAAGCAAATATGGGAAAACTGAACTCAAAGCTTCAGAGCCTTCggtttgtttttgtctcttaGTAGAATGactgttagaaagaaaaaaaaacctttctaaTCTTGTTGTGGGCATACTGACTTTTGTTTCTGGAGCTGTTTCTACTACCACACCTTTCATTCCATTTAATTCACAAAGTGGGTAGCCAAGCGTAATATTCCACTAATGTACAGTAATCATGACTAGATTTGTAATTAGTTTGTGCATTTAAATCTATATTTGTACTATGAGGTAATCTTATTACTGGAGCTTTTGAATTTTATATCCAATAAAAATTTAACTTGGCTAGTCTTGCATGTTTGTGTAGCTCTAGAGGCTTTTGTTCTTCCCTAATGAAAGAAAACGTATGTGCTGATAAAACTTAGATGCGTGGGTAAAAACATAGCTCATGCTTTCCGAGGATTTAGTTAActatacttattttttcttaaactggTTTAAATTTTCTTAACTTGGTAAATTGGTTTAAAAAGTCAAACTGATACGAACATCTGGacatgaaaacattaaataattctACTACTGAAAGAAACTACAAGTTGTACCAGTGTTTTAAGTGGAGCCAGGATCATTTCTGCCACCAAAAGCACTTTAGGTGAAGCTGAAATGAATTACATCATGTAACAAGTTGCGGtgggatttgtttgtttaagataTTACAGAGGAAAACACTGAGTTAGGAAGCAGCAGTGTGGATAGTGGTGATGCATCGGTGTGGAGGTAACAAATTTGCATCTCCTTTCTCTGCACAATCCTGTTTTGCTCAGTGAGGCAGCATGCTGTTGACAGCTGCTTCAGGGTATCTGTTCTCATTCATTACGTGCTTCCTGTTGTATAAAatgcaaagctgaaaactacctCCTGGGAATTATTTTGCAATTGTCAATGGGAACATTTGAGTAGTTAATAAATACTCAGAAGCATTGTTCACAATGAACCTGTAAAGAACATAGCTGGTCTCACAAAGAGGATGCACGGTTTCTGTGGCAAATGTGTTTAGCATTGCTGAAAAGCAGGACCCGGGATCTTTCAAACCAAATGCtgataaaactgaaatgtgCTTGCTGTCCACCAGAGAGGAGCCTGGTTTGCTGCGCTGTGTTGACCTGGCGTTTGAGAGCTGATTGCTGCTTTCACCGAGGTATGGGACCTACTGGAGAAAGCACATGCAGTCAATGGCTTGTGCTCCCTGCTTTGCAGCTGGCTTCCACGGGAGTTGCAAACTATGGGTCTCAGTTCAGATTTTTATATGAGAGGGATGAGGTGACCCGGCTTTGGGAAAGCAGTTCTTCCCTGTCTGCCCATTTGCGACACTGGCATCTGCTTACGTTGTTAATGCTGTAGCAAAATCAAGGCATCCTGTGCAGGTTCAGATGGTGGCACAGCTGTAGCCCATGGTGTACTTTTGGGGCTAAATCATACTATGGATGTGTAACAAGTGAGACTGCTATGGAGACTAGCAGACCTAGAAGCCAGAGTACAATAATTTCAATTTTGCAGGTGGCGTGCagattaggaagaaaatgattatttttggAAGTGAAGGTGAGTGGAATTGCCTGCAGTAAAGAGAGTAGTTGTAGGACTATATGAAATGCTTGTGAGTGGAGTGTTAAAATGTCTTCAGCTGTAGAGGGAGTTTAATTCTTTACCTAGGCCCCAGTTGgctttttcttcaaagcatCAAAGGACATCTGCTTTTGTCTGGCCGTCAGGACAATTTGGTGTAGGGTTTGGATCTGCTGGGGACAGAAGTGTTTGTTGCCTTGAAAAATGCCTATGTTTAAAGCTATGAGTGAGCCAAGGGTGAAGTCCAagctcctgctcctctcttCATCCTCAGCCATAGTTCAACAATTACTCTTTTCTTCCAGGGCAAGCAAAAATTGTGTTCTGGGGTGACTGCAGTGGGTTGCTTGGTTGAAGCTTTGTACGTAATGTTTAGGTGCTGTAAATGGTGATAGTGCTTGTTCGCAGGAGAGATGAGTTCTTGCTTTGATGAGTATTCAGTGAAATGATCTCAACAGCAAGAGTCAGTGTCTTAGTCACAATGCTGTGATTTGAGGAGAGAACCCTGATACTGACAGTAAATCACAGGgtgaaaacaaagagaaggaaaccaGCCCAAATCCCATGTAGGGTTTTAGCCAAGTTGGAAGGGAGGAGATGCTCTCTGTGACTTTGTAAATCTGCTCTAGACCCTAGGCGAGGAATGACATGAActgaaaaacaacccaaaattacacttcacaaaaaaaaaaagtttactagTAAAGGAAttgaaaaacttattttccagCTCTGATTTGTACCTGCTTCTAATCTGAAGTAGCGAGGTCTGGAAATTGCCCTGTGTTGGTGCTGCCTggcgctgcagcagccaggcagggtgGCAATGCTTCGTCCAGTAGGAGTAGGATATATAGAAAGCTGCTGATGCTGGTTCATGAGCCTTTGGTAGATTCCCGCAAAACAACTGCAACAGAAGAATTAGTTCTAGAacttttcagtttgaaatggCTGTGAGCACGGCACATCCTTAGGATCCAGCCAAGCTATTATGCAGAAAGTGTGTGGATGATATTAGTGCATAGGAGCAGAGTGAGATACATGTTCTAGGGCCTTGGCCAGCACCTCAATGACCTCTTGGTGACTGCTCAGTTCCCAGGATGGTTGCCCAACTGTTTGCTGCTCTGGTGCAGTTGGAGAGTCCCACGAGTGACAGCAGAGGACGCAATCCATTGCACAACAGCCAGctacagcagagcagggaggatTTAGTCTGCGTATGTGGCTGTTCCTCAGGCATATGGGCTGCTTGCATGCATAGAATCATAtggggctgaggttggaagggacattaaagatcatccagttccaatccccctgccatcagcagggatgccacccactagatcaggttgctcagggcctcatccaacctggccttgaacacctccagggatggggcatccacaacttttctgggcaacctgttccagtgccttactacccttacagtgaagaatttcctattaatctctgatctaaatctccccacttttagtttaaaaccattcccccttgtcctgtcattgcccaagcaaaaagttgttctccatcctTTCtgtaagtcccctttaagtactgaaaagctgcagtgaggtgaccccagagccttctcttctgtaggctgaacagccccagctctcccagcctttctttgcaggagaggtgctccagctccttgatcatcttcatggtcctctggacccactcaaacagccccacatccttcttgtgctggggaccccaggcCTGGATGCAGGACTGGAGTCTTCACTAGTAGGGCCTCacaggggcagagcagaggggggacAAGcccctcccttgacctgctggccactcctctgctAATGCAGACTAGGATGCATTCAAGGAAAGGGGGACGCATTATTTGCATCATCGAGGCAGTTGGAATTTGTGCTGTGGACCCCTAAGGTTGTATTTAGCCTTTATTTAATAGGCTATTTAATAGCCTTAATTTAATACAAGATCTAAGAAAATTCGGAGGCTGGACAGCTTCCAGAAACCAGATgattagaaaggaaaaacagtctgCATTTTGTGAATTGTCTTTTGAATGTCTTCTTCAATGACTTCATAGTCATGTTCATCACTGCTTTTCTCCATGTCTGCAAGAGAGAAGCACAGACTATGTACATAAATGGAGCTGGAGCATGGTGGAAACCCTACAGGGAGATGCCTcagcctgccctcccctcctccctggTGTGGTGGTGCAGGAGGAGTACCTGCACCAGGACTCAGCAGTAGCCCCAGCAAGTATGGGACCAAGCACCTGGAAGGAAAAGGGCTTCTCGCCACTATAGACACTGGCTTCCAGTGCCACGGGTCCCTTGCAATCTGTGGGGCAGGAACATTCTGCATTTGATAGCAGGTCAAGGCCAAGTGCTTGTGTACAGCGTTCGTTTCTCAATAGCCCTGGAGGCTAGACCTTGTTTTCCCTCATGCTACGGCCCATGTGTGGGAcaagggatggggcagccacccACGGAAACCCAGCTGGTCTGGGGTTGGGTAGGTGGGTGCCGGTCTCTCCAGCAGAACGTCCCTGCCTCATGTCCCCATGGGAACAGCCCCAGGTACCTCATGGCCAGCAGTGCCCCACAACAATACAAATAATACACACATAGAACCCGCTATTGCTGCTGGGGGCCCCGTCCCCTCACCTGTGTTACTGGGAGCCTTGCGGGACCGGGGAGATGCCAGCAGACGGGGGCGTGGGCTGTACTCATTGGGGGTGCTCCGATGGGTAGTGAGGCTCTTCACCTTCTGGGGAAGGACCAACGGCGGCGGCAGTGGAGGAGCCAGGCGTGTCTGGGAGCTGGTGGTGGGGCTCGGGGCCAGGGAGCGCTTTCCCCTGGAGCGTGTCCTGTCCTTCTGCTTCGGGGCAGGGCTTGGCTGCACCTGCACAGCCCTACCAGCGGACTTTGGCTTGGGGGGCCGTGGGGGTGGCGGGGCTGAGCCACCTGGCAGCTGCGCCAGCAGCTTGTAGTAGAAGGCCTCGGTCAGCTCCTCCACATGGGAGCAGTGTGTGGAGGGGGCCTGGGAGTGGATGGGCTCCTCAGTGAGGACAAGGGAGAGGTCCAACCACTGGGGTGGGATCTCAAAGCCCTTATCTGGCTCCTCACAGAAGCTGCTGACCAGAAAGGGCTGGGTGATGCGGGCCTCCAGCCGCAGTGCAGGGAAGGAGCCCAGCACATCCCTCTCCAGGGCCGGGTCTGTGGCCACCACCCGGACGTCACATGGCAGTGGCAACAGCTCCACCAGCTCCGT from Anser cygnoides isolate HZ-2024a breed goose chromosome 24, Taihu_goose_T2T_genome, whole genome shotgun sequence carries:
- the SMPDL3B gene encoding acid sphingomyelinase-like phosphodiesterase 3b codes for the protein MKAAVLLLLWPLALAGERRERAPLPGRRPRAAAAGRFWHVTDLHWDPEYEAAAAAGQGCPSGGSQAGPGAGPWGSYLCDAPWRLLNSSVFAMRGLLRRPDFVLWSGDDTPHVPNESLGEEKVLHIIENLTSLIKQVFPDTKVYAAMGNHDFHPKNQFPGKGHRIYNQTAEMWRPWLNEASIPLFRAGAFYSEKLPSPNTRGRMIVLNTNLYYDQNSETAGEEDPGGQFQWLEETLTNASKAEEMVYIVGHIPPGFFEKKRGKPWFRSDFNKRYLKIVQKHHRVIAAQFFGHHHTDSFRMFYSDTGSPINVMFLAPGVTPWKTTLPGVNNGANNPGIRVIDYDPDTLQVQDVVTYYLNLTRANMMGPVWEEEYRLTEAFQIPDGSAHSMQTVLERISKDAKYLQQYYEFNSVKYDLDLCGEDCRVDHICAIREIDFTRYDECVKANSSTTAITSVCLLLLCLLLGALQSPASSLMS
- the RPA2 gene encoding replication protein A 32 kDa subunit encodes the protein MWSGHGNFDGGYGPAGSSGPAGGYAQSPGGFSSPSGTQAEKKQRARSQNIVPCTVSQLLAAEQVDETFRIRDVEISQVTILGIIRHAEKAPTNILYKVDDMTAAPMDVRQWVDTDEAGGENIVVPPGTYVKVAGHLRSFQNKKSLVAFKIMPLENMNEFTTHILEIVNAHMILRKNLMAASRAPQSFTSAGIGDVGGYGGGGSLPVNGLTAHQSQVLNLIKNCPVPEGMSLQELKLQLHNVSMSTIKQAVEFLSSEGHIYSTVDDDHYKSTDAE